One region of Dysidea avara chromosome 1, odDysAvar1.4, whole genome shotgun sequence genomic DNA includes:
- the LOC136249362 gene encoding uncharacterized protein: MYNRTVPENTNSYTVTGLSGDVNYNVSVAAVNKCGMMTSDPVTVYDAPNRPQFAYCVSYQDHPTLQIFTQVTVNVPRMSLMLQFLASYQTGTPTVTDATCSDMQNDMRYNCTVEFTVDIIPSVEIMQSVNVTVSGPYGSSSSTMEVEERFGSLLGVTQGEMLENSAELVCTLACFSPNIHCKLSKIAIDGNKCELTPNYTSSSISGSSNSYDYPTQKIIIYDLASGNRYNYCITGVSVSNDEIVDVGEPICGSFTTSAATSKNEDESSSSSSSNVVAMVATISCSLTFILTLTITAIITFIATYMCMKQKPDVISNQIQPAQKAFYEEISPPHVTNPQNSQNSVYDTSCRQASQNLKNSSSENGYELMASVRIQKDLDNTAPSHYERVHEASTECGHYVQIMKHPIYNNITPGQAFSSDDGEGDNSTCNTSQ; the protein is encoded by the exons ATGTACAACAGGACAGTTCCAGAGAATACAAACAGTTATACTGTAACAGGATTGAGTGGTGATGTAAACTATAATGTGAGTGTAGCTGCTGTGAACAAGTGTGGAATGATGACTAGTGATCCTGTCACTGTGTATG ATGCTCCTAACCGACCACAATTTGCATACTGTGTCTCCTACCAAGATCATCCAACACTGCAGATATTTACTCAG GTTACAGTTAACGTCCCAAGGATGTCATTGATGTTGCAGTTTTTAGCAAGTTACCAAACTGGTACTCCTACAGTGACAGATGCAACATGTAGTGACATGCAGAATGATATGCGGTACAATTGTACAGTAGAATTTACTGTTGACATAATTCCTTCAGTTGAGATAATGCAATCAGTAAATGTTACAGTCAGTGGTCCCTATGGTAGCAGTTCATCAACTATGGAGGTTGAGGAAA GATTCGGATCACTGTTAGGTGTAACTCAAGGAGAAATGTTGGAAAATTCAGCTGAATTGGTTTGTACATTAGCTTGCTTTTCTCCTAACATACACTGCAAACTGTCTAAAATTGCAATTGATGGTAATAAGTGTGAGTTGACCCCAAACTACACCTCAAGCTCCATTTCAGGATCATCCAACAGTTATGATTATCCAACACAGAAGATCATAATATATGACTTAGCCAGTGGTAAcagatataattattgtataactGGTGTGAGTGTTAGCAATGATGAAATAGTGGATGTTGGGGAACCAATATGTGGTAGTTTTACAACTAGTGCAGCAACAAGCAAAAATGAGGATG agtcatcatcatcatcatcatcaaatgTGGTTGCTATGGTTGCTACAATATCATGTTCACTAACCTTCATCTTAACACTAACAATAACTGCTATTATTACATTCATTGCCACATACATGTGTATGAAGCAGAAACCTGATGTTATCAGTAACCAGATACAGCCAGCACAGAAAGCATTTTATGAAGAAATAAGCCCTCCACATGTTACTAATCCACAAAATTCACAAAATTCAGTATACGATACAAGTTGTAGACAGGCATCTCAAAATCTCAAGAATTCATCTAGTGAAAATGGATATGAGCTAATGGCTAGTGTGAGAATTCAAAAAGATTTAGATAATACAGCACCATCTCATTATGAAAGAGTTCATGAAGCATCAACTGAATGTGGCCATTATGTCCAGATAATGAAACATCCAATTTACAACAACATTACACCTGGTCAAGCTTTTAGTAGTGATGATGGGGAAGGTgataattcaacttgcaacaccAGTCAGTGA